One segment of Mugil cephalus isolate CIBA_MC_2020 chromosome 14, CIBA_Mcephalus_1.1, whole genome shotgun sequence DNA contains the following:
- the edn1 gene encoding endothelin-1, translated as MDVYVLISVLSVMYSWIVCTALSAPGAETTAASVTEGRHVRTKRCSCATFLDKECVYFCHLDIIWVNTPERVVSYGLGNAPRKRRAAGSGPGPRCKCLNTNDNTCSDFCRLETRLRRDASADALIRSPEGRAEAQRKHKLAADTGGIKRTRNNSSNQVSPPMLRAALKTRLLLEKWRARQHHRARAREGESPAS; from the exons ATGGATGTATACGTTTTGATTTCCGTGTTATCAGTGATGTACTCCTGGATTGTCTGCACAG CTCTATCGGCGCCTGGTGCAGAAACGACCGCAGCCTCCGTCACTGAGGGGCGCCATGTGCGGACCAAACGCTGCTCCTGCGCAACTTTCCTGGACAAGGAGTGCGTCTACTTCTGCCACCTGGACATCATCTGGGTCAACACGCCCGA GCGTGTGGTCTCCTACGGACTGGGCAACGCTCCCAGGAAGAGGCGTGCAGCCGGCAGTGGACCGGGACCCCGCTGCAAGTGCCTCAACACAAACGACAACACATGCAGCGACTTCTGCCGCCTGGAAACCCGGCTCAG gCGTGACGCATCCGCAGACGCGCTGATCCGCTCCCCCGAGGGCCGCGCTGAGGCCCAGCGCAAACACAAGCTGGCAGCCGACACGGGCGGGATCAAGAG GACGAGGAACAACAGCAGCAATCAGGTGTCGCCCCCGATGCTCAGGGCCGCCCTGAAAACGCGCCTGCTGCTGGAGAAGTGGAGGGCGAGACAGCACCACAGGGCGCGAGCGCGGGAGGGCGAGAGCCCGGCGTCCTAA